Proteins encoded by one window of Ktedonobacterales bacterium:
- a CDS encoding NUDIX hydrolase: protein MSLPGPFPKKRMAAGALFFNTSQKILIVKPVYRPFWLLPGGVVEDGESPRQACMREIKEELGLEIAVERLLCVDYKAQQTRREEGMEFVFFGGVLGEESLGQIRLQAQELETFQFVSLDEAVHLLNPWSAKRLPFAVKAQREEVTLYLEDGQSVS from the coding sequence ATGAGTTTGCCTGGACCTTTTCCTAAGAAACGGATGGCCGCTGGGGCTTTGTTTTTCAATACGTCGCAGAAGATTTTGATTGTGAAGCCGGTATACCGGCCATTCTGGTTGTTGCCAGGGGGAGTAGTGGAGGATGGGGAATCGCCAAGACAGGCTTGTATGCGAGAAATCAAGGAGGAATTAGGGTTAGAGATAGCGGTGGAAAGGCTGTTGTGTGTTGACTATAAGGCGCAGCAAACAAGGCGAGAAGAGGGCATGGAGTTTGTCTTTTTCGGTGGGGTGTTAGGGGAAGAAAGCCTTGGGCAGATACGTTTGCAAGCGCAGGAGTTGGAGACGTTCCAATTTGTGTCATTGGATGAGGCGGTGCATTTGCTGAATCCCTGGTCAGCGAAAAGGCTACCTTTTGCGGTAAAAGCGCAGAGAGAGGAAGTAACTCTCTATCTGGAAGATGGGCAAAGTGTTTCTTAG
- a CDS encoding class I SAM-dependent methyltransferase has protein sequence MDFSQFDTRNYPTLSVQEGYGEWAATYEDSVLDAMDLRLLAKIRSVAWDQLREAADLACGTGRTGVWLKQQGVASLDGVDLTPAMLEGARAKGGYRQLFLGDVRETPLQARVYDLVTISLADEHLPDVRPLYQESARIARTGGYFVLVGYHPFFLMSGIPTHFNRASGEPATIQTYVHLISDHVQAALASGWSLLEMHEGLIDEEWLAQKPKWGQYHNRPVSFVMVWQKQRQAVAS, from the coding sequence ATGGATTTTTCACAGTTCGATACACGCAACTATCCCACGCTCTCTGTGCAGGAAGGCTATGGAGAATGGGCGGCCACCTATGAAGATAGTGTGCTGGATGCTATGGACCTGCGTTTACTGGCGAAAATCCGATCCGTCGCCTGGGATCAGCTTCGGGAAGCGGCGGATCTGGCCTGTGGCACAGGTCGAACGGGGGTCTGGCTCAAGCAGCAAGGTGTCGCCTCACTCGATGGCGTTGATCTGACGCCTGCCATGCTGGAAGGAGCCAGAGCGAAAGGGGGGTATCGGCAGCTTTTCCTGGGAGATGTGCGTGAGACGCCTTTACAAGCCAGGGTGTATGATCTGGTGACGATTTCCCTGGCAGATGAACACCTTCCAGATGTGCGTCCGCTCTATCAGGAGAGCGCCAGGATTGCGCGCACCGGCGGCTATTTCGTCCTCGTCGGCTATCACCCGTTTTTCCTGATGAGTGGCATCCCGACCCATTTCAACAGAGCATCGGGTGAACCAGCCACGATTCAGACATATGTTCACCTGATAAGCGATCACGTTCAAGCGGCTCTGGCGTCAGGCTGGTCGCTGCTTGAAATGCACGAGGGGCTGATTGACGAGGAATGGCTGGCGCAGAAGCCGAAGTGGGGCCAGTATCACAATCGGCCCGTCAGCTTCGTTATGGTCTGGCAGAAGCAGCGCCAGGCAGTGGCTTCGTAG
- a CDS encoding TetR/AcrR family transcriptional regulator, with amino-acid sequence MEIQDRRIKRTQNLLAKALIALTLEKGYEAVTIRDITDRADVGYATFFRHYHDKDALLLDVLEVVLEELMGLLPLSPDADPAAVGALIFRYVQQQSEVCRVLLSSRGSTTLVQRIIEAGTESVLRQNTPLAEAVVPVEIAAYHLVASTLALIQWWLEHEMPYPPERMGVIYHELIVRPTNAVAFSPRQVAEENAGGSHRG; translated from the coding sequence ATGGAAATACAGGACCGACGAATCAAACGCACGCAGAACTTACTGGCAAAGGCGTTGATTGCGCTTACTCTGGAGAAGGGTTATGAGGCAGTGACGATCCGTGACATTACGGACCGCGCCGATGTGGGCTACGCGACATTTTTCCGGCATTATCACGATAAAGATGCGCTGCTGCTGGATGTGCTGGAGGTGGTGCTGGAGGAGTTAATGGGGCTGCTGCCGCTCTCGCCTGATGCTGACCCTGCCGCTGTAGGAGCCTTAATTTTCCGCTATGTGCAGCAGCAGAGCGAGGTGTGTCGGGTGCTCTTGAGCAGCAGAGGCTCGACAACCCTGGTGCAGCGTATCATCGAGGCAGGGACAGAGAGCGTGCTGCGCCAGAATACTCCGCTGGCGGAGGCCGTCGTGCCAGTGGAGATTGCGGCCTATCACCTGGTTGCTTCGACGCTGGCCTTGATTCAGTGGTGGCTGGAGCATGAGATGCCCTATCCGCCTGAGCGGATGGGGGTTATTTATCACGAATTGATTGTGCGCCCGACCAACGCAGTTGCCTTCAGCCCCAGGCAGGTGGCAGAAGAGAATGCCGGGGGAAGCCATCGCGGATGA
- a CDS encoding cytochrome P450, protein MSISAEHISQPPVKRDEAAVRCPIDHAAWSHQKTAREVEPTNTPIERDADGVWHVRGYEEVRAILRSTNTKQAGFKAELLGRLPTSMSNSPILYQEGKPHQLQRKQTARFFTPKAVSSNYRLLMERLADQRIAELQRVQRADLSRLSMTLAVRVAAAVVGLTSSRLPGMDKRLSAFFARDMPAFAWNLLALFRLLRIQLSIAAFFYLDVQPAIRARKRRAREDVISHLIAQGYSKREILTECITYAAAGMVTTREFISVAAWHFLEQPTLRAQYLAAPEAERQEMLQEILRLEPVVGHLYRRATADLHLESSGLPITIRQGELIDAHIYAANADESAVGAQPLALFPGRKLRAEHISAAVMGFGDGPHRCPGSFIAIQETDIFLRRLLALDGLFIERAPSLRWNDIVSGYELRDFLIALA, encoded by the coding sequence ATGAGCATATCAGCCGAACACATCAGCCAGCCTCCAGTCAAGAGAGATGAGGCCGCCGTCCGTTGTCCAATTGACCATGCAGCGTGGTCCCACCAGAAGACCGCCCGCGAAGTTGAGCCAACCAATACTCCCATCGAACGGGATGCCGATGGAGTCTGGCACGTGCGCGGCTACGAGGAGGTCAGGGCAATCTTGCGCAGCACCAATACAAAACAGGCTGGTTTTAAGGCAGAACTGCTGGGCCGCCTGCCCACCAGCATGAGCAACTCGCCCATCCTCTATCAAGAGGGCAAACCGCACCAGCTTCAGCGCAAGCAAACGGCGCGATTCTTCACCCCCAAAGCCGTCAGTTCCAACTACCGGCTTTTGATGGAGCGGCTGGCAGACCAGCGTATCGCTGAACTTCAGCGTGTCCAACGCGCCGACCTCAGCCGACTCAGCATGACGCTGGCGGTGCGTGTCGCCGCAGCAGTAGTTGGGTTGACCAGCAGCCGCCTGCCTGGGATGGATAAGCGGCTGAGCGCCTTTTTCGCTCGTGATATGCCTGCCTTCGCCTGGAACCTCCTGGCGCTCTTTCGATTGCTGCGTATCCAACTGAGCATAGCCGCCTTCTTCTATCTGGATGTGCAGCCAGCCATTCGGGCACGCAAGCGCCGCGCACGCGAAGATGTCATCTCCCATCTGATTGCCCAGGGCTATAGCAAGAGAGAGATTCTGACCGAGTGCATCACCTATGCTGCGGCTGGCATGGTAACAACGCGCGAGTTTATCAGCGTTGCCGCCTGGCATTTCCTCGAACAGCCGACGCTCCGCGCCCAATATCTGGCAGCCCCGGAAGCAGAGCGCCAGGAGATGCTTCAGGAAATCTTGCGCCTGGAGCCGGTAGTCGGGCATCTCTACCGCCGCGCCACCGCCGATCTCCATCTGGAAAGCAGTGGTTTGCCCATCACCATTCGGCAGGGCGAACTGATTGACGCGCATATCTACGCCGCCAATGCGGACGAAAGCGCGGTTGGAGCGCAGCCGCTGGCGCTCTTTCCAGGGCGAAAACTCCGCGCAGAACATATCTCCGCTGCTGTGATGGGCTTTGGCGATGGCCCCCATCGCTGCCCAGGATCGTTTATCGCCATTCAGGAAACGGACATCTTTTTGCGGCGGCTCCTGGCGCTAGACGGCCTGTTCATCGAGCGCGCTCCTTCCCTGCGTTGGAACGATATTGTGAGCGGCTACGAACTGCGCGACTTTCTGATCGCGCTGGCGTAA